From a region of the Eretmochelys imbricata isolate rEreImb1 chromosome 6, rEreImb1.hap1, whole genome shotgun sequence genome:
- the CD2BP2 gene encoding CD2 antigen cytoplasmic tail-binding protein 2 isoform X2, whose product MPKRKVTFEDQAEGDEEEEELAMPKKKLAEPGLGASGPGSRFKGKHSLDSDEEDEDEEGDGGRASKYDILASEDVEGQESATIDYEDGVRITPFNLEEEMEEGHFDSEGNYFLRREALIRDNWLDNIDWVRIKEQPPGSRQPPGGDQEEDGEPPGGRPLLDKQTLLEGMVEMVRPGETVARAIQRLGSKGGARGSRPRRAWTRAKAEAPAPPEEGEVPGSPQRREQLERLSGLADQMVGRGVYEIYQETREKLALRLRALTQPPPAQPPPALDMFAEDIDEARLRTQASGGAEAGLQSEDGEEPLAEVMWEYKWENTNGAELYGPFSSTQMQEWVNQGYFKEGVYCRKADNSQGQFYNSKRVDFDLYT is encoded by the exons ATGCCCAAGCGCAAGGTGACATTCGAGGATCAGGCcgagggggatgaggaggaggaggagctggccaTGCCCAAGAAGAAG CTGGCAGAGCCCGGCCTGGGGGCCAGCGGCCCAGGGAGCCGGTTCAAGGGTAAACACTCCCTGGACAGCGACGAGGAAGACGAGGATGAGGAGGGGGATGGCGGCCGGGCCAGTAAATACGACATCCTGGCGTCAGAGGACGTGGAGG GGCAGGAGTCGGCCACCATCGACTACGAGGACGGGGTGCGGATCACCCCCTTCAAcctggaggaggagatggaggaggggcACTTTGACTCGGAGGGGAATTACTTTCTGCGCCGCGAGGCGCTGATCCGGGACAACTGGCTGGACAACATCGACTGG GTGCGGATCAAGGAGCAGCCCCCCGGGAGCCGGCAGCCCCCCGGCGGAGAtcaggaggaggatggggagccCCCGGgggggcgccccctgctggacaagcagaccctgctggaggggatggtgGAGATGGTGCGGCCGGGGGAGACAGTGGCCCGGGCCATCCAGCGCCTGGGCAGCAAGGGCGGGGCCCGGGGCTCGCGCCCCCGCCGGGCCTGGACCCGGGCCAAGGCCGAGGCCCCCGCCCCGccggaggagggggaggtgccgGGCTCACCCCAGAGGCGGGAGCAGCTGGAGCGGCTCTCGGGATTGGCTGACCAGATGGTGGGGCGGGGCGTCTACGAGATCTACCAGGAGACCCGTGAGAAGCTGGCCCTCCGGCTGCGGGCCCTGACCCAGCCCccgcctgcccagccccccccggcccTCGACATGTTTGCCGAGGACATCGACGAGGCCAGGctgagaacccaggcgtccg ggggcgctgaggcagGGCTGCAGTCCGAGGACGGGGAGGAGCCCCTGGCCGAGGTGATGTGGGAGTACAAATGGGAGAACACGAATGGGGCCGAGCTCTATGGGCCCTTCAGCAGCACCCAGATGCAG GAGTGGGTGAACCAGGGCTATTTCAAGGAGGGCGTTTACTGCCGCAAGGCTGACAATTCGCAAGGCCAATTCTACAACTCGAAGCGGGTGGATTTTGACCTGTACACGTGA
- the CD2BP2 gene encoding CD2 antigen cytoplasmic tail-binding protein 2 isoform X1, whose protein sequence is MPKRKVTFEDQAEGDEEEEELAMPKKKLAEPGLGASGPGSRFKGKHSLDSDEEDEDEEGDGGRASKYDILASEDVEGQESATIDYEDGVRITPFNLEEEMEEGHFDSEGNYFLRREALIRDNWLDNIDWVRIKEQPPGSRQPPGGDQEEDGEPPGGRPLLDKQTLLEGMVEMVRPGETVARAIQRLGSKGGARGSRPRRAWTRAKAEAPAPPEEGEVPGSPQRREQLERLSGLADQMVGRGVYEIYQETREKLALRLRALTQPPPAQPPPALDMFAEDIDEARLRTQASAGGAEAGLQSEDGEEPLAEVMWEYKWENTNGAELYGPFSSTQMQEWVNQGYFKEGVYCRKADNSQGQFYNSKRVDFDLYT, encoded by the exons ATGCCCAAGCGCAAGGTGACATTCGAGGATCAGGCcgagggggatgaggaggaggaggagctggccaTGCCCAAGAAGAAG CTGGCAGAGCCCGGCCTGGGGGCCAGCGGCCCAGGGAGCCGGTTCAAGGGTAAACACTCCCTGGACAGCGACGAGGAAGACGAGGATGAGGAGGGGGATGGCGGCCGGGCCAGTAAATACGACATCCTGGCGTCAGAGGACGTGGAGG GGCAGGAGTCGGCCACCATCGACTACGAGGACGGGGTGCGGATCACCCCCTTCAAcctggaggaggagatggaggaggggcACTTTGACTCGGAGGGGAATTACTTTCTGCGCCGCGAGGCGCTGATCCGGGACAACTGGCTGGACAACATCGACTGG GTGCGGATCAAGGAGCAGCCCCCCGGGAGCCGGCAGCCCCCCGGCGGAGAtcaggaggaggatggggagccCCCGGgggggcgccccctgctggacaagcagaccctgctggaggggatggtgGAGATGGTGCGGCCGGGGGAGACAGTGGCCCGGGCCATCCAGCGCCTGGGCAGCAAGGGCGGGGCCCGGGGCTCGCGCCCCCGCCGGGCCTGGACCCGGGCCAAGGCCGAGGCCCCCGCCCCGccggaggagggggaggtgccgGGCTCACCCCAGAGGCGGGAGCAGCTGGAGCGGCTCTCGGGATTGGCTGACCAGATGGTGGGGCGGGGCGTCTACGAGATCTACCAGGAGACCCGTGAGAAGCTGGCCCTCCGGCTGCGGGCCCTGACCCAGCCCccgcctgcccagccccccccggcccTCGACATGTTTGCCGAGGACATCGACGAGGCCAGGctgagaacccaggcgtccg cagggggcgctgaggcagGGCTGCAGTCCGAGGACGGGGAGGAGCCCCTGGCCGAGGTGATGTGGGAGTACAAATGGGAGAACACGAATGGGGCCGAGCTCTATGGGCCCTTCAGCAGCACCCAGATGCAG GAGTGGGTGAACCAGGGCTATTTCAAGGAGGGCGTTTACTGCCGCAAGGCTGACAATTCGCAAGGCCAATTCTACAACTCGAAGCGGGTGGATTTTGACCTGTACACGTGA
- the LOC144266894 gene encoding sesquipedalian-1-like: MKLHESSVLGYSRMAAPPDRQGRLYKKSERSSSYQRRWCELRGNLLFYWERPGDREPLGLILLEGCTVELQESATEPFTFQISYPQGPLGHRAYKMAAEDQTSMEGWVRALSTASFDYLRVLLMELEGQYRDSGALRVTPLEEGAAQCSPLVSAVGLPDFEGLHQQFGKEIVKLRVRWREERAGGAQTVQGDLIDLE, translated from the coding sequence ATGAAGTTGCACGAAAGCAGCGTCCTGGGCTACTCCCGCATGGCGGCGCCCCCCGACCGGCAAGGGCGGCTCTACAAGAAGAGCGAACGCAGCAGCAGCTATCAGCGCCGCTGGTGTGAGCTGCGAGGGAACCTGCTCTTTTACTGGGAGCGGCCGGGGGACCGCGAGCCGCTGGGGCTGATCCTCCTGGAGGGCTGCACCGTGGAGCTACAGGAATCCGCCACGGAGCCTTTCACCTTCCAGATCTCCTACCCTCAGGGTCCGCTGGGCCACCGGGCCTACAAGATGGCTGCTGAAGACCAGACTTCCATGGAGggctgggtgcgggctctgagcaCAGCCAGCTTCGACTACCTGCGGGTCCTGTTGATGGAGTTGGAGGGACAGTACCGGGACAGCGGGGCCCTCAGGGTGACACCACTGGAGGAGGGGGCTGCACAGTGCAGCCCATTGGTGTCAGCAGTGGGATTGCCGGATTTTGAGGGGCTTCACCAGCAGTTTGGGAAGGAGATTGTGAAACTGAGggtgaggtggagggaggagagagcaggaggggcCCAGACGGTGCAGGGGGACCTGATTGATTTGGAGTAG